The Halorussus gelatinilyticus genome contains the following window.
CGAAGGCCGGGAGATAGAACCGACCGCCGGCGAGCTACAGGTCATCCAGAACAAGTCGCGCGAGCGGGCCGAGGACAACCGCGAAATCGACGCGGACCTGGCCCGGCGCGTCGCCGCGGGAGACCTGACGCTGGAGGAAGCGATGGACGAGCACCGGAACGGCGGCGAGTGAGCAAATTCCGTGGAAGCGGCTGCTAAACGGTTCTATTCGTCGCGCGCCGCGCGTTCCGCGCGGCGCATCACCTCGCGGACTGGGACGCCTGCTCCGCGCGCGATGGCAGCGCAGTCGTCGTACTCCGCGCTCACGTCGTAGACCTCGCCCGCGTCGTCGCTGGCGAGTTTGACCGCGACCTCGTAGCGTTCGCCGTCCAGTTCGACGGCGACCTCCTCGAACTCCCGATTGGCTATCCAGCGGTGGGTCGCGCCCGCCTGCCGAACCCCGAGCGTGCCGGTCTCCTCGGCGAGTCGGCGCGCGACGGCCTCGGCGTCCTCGGGCTTGCAGATGACCTTCACGAGGTGGCCCGGCCGTGACTTCTTCATCGTCAGCGGGACGACGGAGACGTCGCGCGCACCGACCTCGGCCAGCGACTCCTGCAATCCGCCCAGAATCTCGGGCGGCGCGTCGTCCAGATTCGTTTCGAGGACGGCCACGTCGTCGCGGACGAGGCTCCCAGCGTTCGAGGCGCTTCGCGCCTCGCTCTCGCCGACCATCGCCCGGAGGACGTTCGGGTGGTCGGGGAAGTCGTACCCGCCCGCGCCGTAGCCCGAGTCCTCGATTCGGAGCGACGGCAGGGACTCGACGCCCTCGGCGTAGTGAGCCAGAATCGCCGCGCCGGTCGGCGTTAGCAGTTCGGCCTCGACGGGGCCGCCCCGGAGCGACCAGTCGGCGCGTTCGGCGATTTCGACCACCGCGGGCGTCGGCACCGGATACGTGCCGTGGCTCATCTCGACCTCGCCGCCGCCCGTCGCCAGCGGCGTTGTCACGACGCGCTCCGGAGACAGGTCGTCCGCGAGGAGCGCCGCGCCCACCACGTCGGCGATGGCGTCGTCCGCGCCGACCTCGTGGAAGTGTGTCGATTCCAGGTCGGTTCCGTGGACGCTCGCCTCGGCCTCGCCGAGGAGTTCGAAGATGGAGCGGGCGTCGGCTTCGACGCCTTCCGGGAGGTCCATCGACTCGACGATTTCGACCACCTCGGGGTAGGTCCGGAGCGGGCCGGAGCCTTCGGCGTGGTGGTCGTGGGAATCGTGACGGTGCGGGTGGTCGTGACCGTGGTCGTGGTGGCCGTGCTGGTCGTCGTGGGAATGGTCGTGGCTGTCGTGAGAATCGTGGGCGTGGTCGTCGTGAGAACGGTCATGACCGTGGTCACCGTCGCCGTGGTCTGCGTGCGAGTGGCCGTCGTCTCCGTCGCGGTCCCGACTCCCGTCGGTCTCCGGACTCCCCTCGTCGTCCAGCAGCACCGACACCGTGGTCGAGGCGATGCCGTTCTTGTCGGTCTCACCGACCTCGTAGCGTACCGGCAAGGCCGCTTCGACCGGCGCGAGCGCGTCGCGGTCCGCCCCTGCCGCGAGCAGGGCCGCGAGTATCATGTCGCCACTCGCGCCCATCCGACCGTCGAATGCGAGCGTCTTCATGGGGGAGCGTGGGTCGTTCGGAGCGAAAAAGCCGGTGGTTGTCGGCGTCGCGTGACTGCCGACGCGCTCGATGCGCGGTCGCTACGCCAGCGCGAAATCGGTGCTACGGTTCAAGCAAAGAGCGCGATTCGGGAGGGTCGAACGCGGTTTCGGAGGGCTACGCGGCGCGTCGGGCTGCGACGAGCGCCACGCCGACCAACGCGAGGAGGCCCGTGACCAGCGAGAATCCGGGGATGCTACCGTCTTGGGTGGTCGTCACCGTCGTCGTCTCGTCTCGAACCGCCTGCTTCGTCGTCTCGGCGGTCGGCGGCGACCGAACCACGCCGGTCGCTTCTCGCTGCACCTCGTCGTTTGCCCGGATTTCGATTTGGAACTCGGTCTCGTTCTGGCCCTCGCTCGGTAGGCCGGAGAAGTCGAACGACGCGCGGAAGCGACCGTCTTCGGTGACGGTCGTCCGCTGGGTCTTGAGGAACTGGACGCCTTTCGTTCCCTTCGCGGTCACGAGAATCTCGGTACCGGGGTCGAGGTCGAGTTGGCCGGTAATCGTCTGGTTGACCGCCGGTGCGACCACGACGCCGTTATCGATATCCGCGACGTGTCCGGCGTACTGGCTCGAGGCGGTCGTCTCGGTTCCGGCGTCCGGGTCGGTCGTCTCAGAACCCGAGAGCGAGAGTGTCGCGACGTCGGACTTCTCGTCGAGGCTCGCGTTTCCGGGTGCGACGGCGAGTTTGTAGTTCCCCGGGTCGAGACCATTCTGTTCGCCGAGGTCGGTTTCGTTCGACACCGACACGGAGTCGGCGTCGGCGGCGACGGCGAACGCGCCGCCGCTACCCGCCTTCGCGGTGTCGTACCGGAGGACGACCTTCCCGTCGCCGTTTCCGTCCCGAAGCGTGACGGTCGCGATGTAGTTGACGGCTTCGGAGCCGATTCGGACGGTCGCCGCGTCTGTGTCCGAGAAGGTAACGGGGATTTCGGCGGTCTCGCCGGTGGCCGTCTCGACGACGCTCTGGCCGAACTCCGCGTCCGGCGACGCGCCGAGGACCGGTGCAGTAGTCGATACGAGGACGAGAGCCGCGAGTATCAGGGGGCGGTATCGCACTTTCATCTTCCATGCCGGAGTACACAGCCCCGGTCAAAACCCGTTGCGGAAGCTACAATAGCGATTTAACCTTCGTCGGCGACGGCCCGTCCCACGACGACGCCCCGGTTCGGCGGACTATCGCGCCTCTCACGACCGCCAGCGAGTATCCCGCGGTCTGCCACAAAGTACACGTGAAGGCCAAACTGCTTTGTAGCGCGAACACGTATGCAAACCCATAGCATGCGCCCCGTTGCGACGACCACGTCGGCCGCGTCGATGGACGAACCCCCCGGTAGCAAAGGACTTATCCTTCGCGGGCGCGCATCGACAAACAATCCCCGTATCACTGAATCATGAATGAAGTCCAACTAGAGGTGGCAAAGGCGTACCCGAACGATTCGGGTCGCGGTATCGCCCGTCTCGACCCGGACACGCTGTTGCATCTAAAGCTCAGTCCGGGCGACATCATCGAAATCGAAGGCGGCGACACGACCGCCGCGAAGGTCTGGCGTGCGGACCGTCAAGACTGGAACACCGACACCGTTCGCATCGACGGCTTCACCCGGCAGAACGCCGACGTGGGCATCGGCGAGCGCGTGGAAATCCGGAAGGCCGAGGCCGAGAAGGCCGACAAACTGGTCCTCGCGCCGCCCGAGGAGGCCAGCGTCCAGTTCGGCTCCGACGCGGCCGGGATGGTCAAGCGCCAGATTCTCAAGCGCCCAGTGGTCGAGCGCGACATCGTCCCCGTGATGTCCTCGACCAACCACCCGTTCATGCGGTCGCCCGGTCAGGCGATTCCGCTCATCGCGGTCGAGACCGACCCCGACGGCGTCTGTCTCATCACCGAGGACACCGAAGTCGAGTTGCGCGAAGAGCCGATTTCGGGCTTCGAGAAGACCGGCGGCGGCATCACCTACGAGGACATCGGCGGTCTCGAAAACGAAATCCAGCGCGTCCGGGAGATGGTGGAACTCCCGATGAAGCATCCCCAGATTTTCAAGAAACTGGGCATCGAACCGCCACAAGGCGTCCTGCTCCACGGCCCGCCGGGTACCGGGAAGACGCTGCTCGCCAAGGCAGTGGCCAACGAGACGTCCGCGAGCTTCTTCTCCATCGCGGGTCCCGAAATCATCTCGAAGTACTACGGCGAGTCCGAGCAACAGCTCCGGGAGATATTCGAGGACGCCACCGAGGAGTCGCCCTCCATCATCTTCATCGACGAGTTGGACTCCATCGCCCCGAAGCGCGAGGACGTGACCGGCGAGGTCGAACGCCGGGTGGTCGCCCAGTTGCTGACGATGATGGACGGCCTCGAATCGCGGGGCCAGGTCATCGTCATCGCGGCGACCAACCGCGTGGACTCGGTTGACCCGGCGCTCCGGCGTCCCGGCCGGTTCGACCGCGAGATAGAAATCGGCGTGCCCGACGAGACCGGCCGCGAGGAAATTCTCCAGATTCACACCCGCGGGATGCCCCTCTCGGACGACGTGAACCTCGGGAGCCTCGCCAACGACACCCACGGCTTCGTCGGCGCGGACATCGAGAGCCTGACGAAGGAGGCCGCGATGAAGGCGCTGCGCCGGTACCTCCCCGAAATCGACTTGGACGAGGAGGACATCCCGCCGAGCCTCATCGACCGGATGATAGTCAAGCGCCAGGACTTCAACGGGGCCTTGAACGAGGTCGAACCCTCCGCGATGCGCGAGGTCCTCGTGGAACTCCCGAAGATTTCGTGGGACGACGTGGGCGGTCTCGAACAGGCCCAACAGGAGGTCAAAGAGAGCGTCGAGTGGCCCCTCTCCTCGCCGGAGAAGTTCCAGCGCATGGGTATCAACCCGCCGAGCGGCGTCCTGCTGTACGGCCCGCCCGGCACGGGCAAGACCCTGATGGCGAAGGCGGTGGCCAACGAGACCAACGCCAACTTCATCTCGGTCCGCGGCCCGCAACTGCTCTCGAAGTGGGTCGGCGAGTCCGAGAAGGCCATCCGCCAGACGTTCCGGAAGGCCCGACAGGTCTCCCCGACCGTCATCTTCTTCGACGAGTTGGACAGCCTCGCGCCCTCGCGCAGTCAGGAGATGGGAAGCAACGTCTCCGAGCGCGTGGTCAACCAACTGCTCACGGAACTCGACGGGCTGGAGGAGAAGGGCGACGTGATGGTCATCGGCGCGACCAACCGCCCGGACATGATCGACCCGGCGCTCATCCGCTCGGGCCGGTTCGACCGCCTCGTCATGATCGGCCAGCCGGACAAGGAGGGCCGCGAGCAGATACTGAAGATTCACACCGACGACACGCCGCTGTCGGCCGACGTGAGTCTGCGCGAAATCGCCGAAATCACCGACGGCTACGTGGGTAGCGACCTCGAATCCATCGGGCGCGAGGCCGCCATCGAGGCGCTCCGCGAGGACGACGACGCCACGGAAGTCGAGATGCGCCACTTCCGGCAGGCGATGGAGAACGTCCGCCCGACCATCACCGAGGACCTGTTGGACTACTACGAGCAGATGAAAGACGAGTTCAAGGGCGGCTCGTCCAGCCCGACGCAGGGGCAGCGCAGCGGGCGCATCGGCTTCCAATAAACCGTTACGACCTTTTCCAGCGGTCGAAAATTCGCCCCGGCGAATTTTCTCTCTTGCAAAAGCTCGACCAAAAACACGGCGTCACCCCCTCAGAAGCGCCTGCGGCGCTTCTTCGAGGGTTCCTTGGTCCACTCGCTCGTCACGTAGCGCGGCGCTTCGCGCCGCGCAGCCGTTCCTCGCTCGCGGTCGATTGCGGTGTTCGGTGGAACGCGGCGGACGTAATTCGCGGACCGAAGGTGGCGGACGCGTTTTTCCGGTGGAATGTGGGGGATAGCTTTCGCTGGTAGAATGTGGAGGATAGCTCTCGCAAGCGAGCCGCGGATTCGGCATCACTGATAAGCGTTTGGGGTAGACGCTGGAACTGCGAGTGTGTTCCCTTCTTTATGATGGTCTGAACAGTATCCCGAAGTGTGATGACCGAAGACACCACGCGCCGTCGCGTCCTCGGATTGGGAGCGACGGGCGCACTCGCGGCTCTCTCGGGGTGTAGCGGCGCGACGCCGTTCGTCGGCAAGCGAACGAAAGACACGCGGACCTTCGACGCCGCGTCGGTCGATTCGCTCTCGGTGGACGGTCGGAACGGCGAGATTCGCGTCCGGCCGACGAACGCCGACCGGATTCGCGTCGAGACCGTCAAGCAGTCCGGGTCGGTGTTCGCCGACCTGAGCGACGTGCGCGTCGAGATGGGCGTCGAGAACGGCGAACTCGCCGTGAAGACGAACCGGACCGGCGGCGGGTCGTGGCTCGGCGGGACGCCCTCCGTGAAGATACGCGTCCGACTCCCGGCAGGCGTGAGCCTCGGGCGACTCCGGACCGAGAACGGGACCGTGGACGTTCGCGGCGTCGAGACCGACGCGACGCTCGTCACCGAGAACGGGCGGGTCGAGGCCCGCGACATCGACGGCTTCGTCTCCGCCGAGAGCGAGAACGGGAGCGTGACGGTCCACGGCGTCGCGGGCATCGGCGACGTGCGCACCGAGAACGGGAGCGTCGAAGTCGAGATTCCGGCGATTCGCAGCGACACGACCGTCCGGAGCGAAAACGGGAGCGTCACCGCGAAAATCGCGCCCGACCTGAACGCGACGCTCGTCGCGCGGACCGATAACGGCGACGTGAACGTGCGACTCCCGAAGTTCGAGGCCGACCTGCGGACCGAGACCGCCGTCCAGGGGACGCTCGGCGAGGGCGGCCCGGAACTCCGGTTCGCCACCGAAAACGGCAGTATCGAACTCACGGAACTCTGAGTTCGGCTCTTTTCGACCCGTTTCGATTCAGTTCGCGTCGGCCACGTCGTCGGTCGCGTTCGACGACTCTTCGTCGAGGAGTGCCTCGGTAATCGAACCGGAGAGTCGCGCGAGGCCGTTCAGGGCGTGGAGCGACGCGACCGCGACCACGACGCCGAGAATGCCGACGCCGACCGCTTCGCCGAGCGTATCCACGACGAGTCGGCCCGACTCGAACGGTCCGCCGGTGACGTTCCAGAGTCGGAGACCGACGTAGAAGTTCGACGAGTAGGTCAACGGCGCGGCCAACAGCGACCCGGCCAGCGACCCCAGCGTCGTGAGCGCCGCGAACGAGACGACGCCGAGTCCGAACTTGACGAGGAGGTAGCCCGCGTCGAGCCACGTCCGTCGGGCGGTGACGAGACGTTTGGCCGCCGCGACGACGCCCCCGGAGGTGTCCAGCGGGCGACTCCGAACGTCGGTCCCGAGCAGGCGGTTGCTCAGTTCGGCTTCGACCCGCGCCACCAGCGTCGCGCCGGCGAGCGTCGCCAGCAGAATCGGGATGCCGAACCACGTGACGGCGAGACCGACGCCCAGCGAGAGCCCGAGGGTCAGCCCCACGAAGTACGCCAACCCGAGCGGAAAGGCCAGCGCGAGGTACACCAGATTGCGATACGTCTGTGCGCGAACGGGGACGCCCACGAGCGACGTCGCGGCGTCTCGAACGGTAGTCGTCATCTCACCTACGTCGAGAGAGAACGGACGACTCCGTAAACCGGGTCGGAGAGTCGCTGGCGCGGCGACTCGGGGCAACAGTTTTATGCGAAGAGTAGCCACGCCGACCCTCCCGGAGGTGTCACGGATGCGGAACGTATATCTCGCCGTGCGCTCCGATTCGAGACGATGCCCTCCAGACGTGACTTCCTCCGGGGAGTCGGCGGCGTCGCCGTCGCCAGGACGCTCGTCGGCGGTGCGGCCCACCTCGACGCCGGCCTCGTCCGCACGAAACTCGGCAGCAGTTTCGGCGGTGGCCTCGACCTCGAATCGGCAGGCGGCGAGCAACTCACCCCGTCGGGCGACGAGCGGTTCGTCCCGTCCGACGAGTATTCGAGCTACGCCGACCGAACCCGCGAGGAGTACGGCGACGCCGCGCTCCCGTGGACCGACCCGGACGCGCTCCCCGGCGAGTTCGTCGGCACTCACGCGCGGCAGGTGGACGTGATACCCGAAGACCGATTCGCGGTGCAGGACGCCGCGGTCCTCGTCCACAGGCTGAACGATGGCCGCGAAACCGAGAAGAACGACGCTCGCTACCGACTCCGCCGCTGGAGCGCCGGCCGTCTCCTCGACAGAGCCTACGAAGTGGACCCGTGGGGCGTCTACCGGGAGAACCCGGCGTTCACGTGGCTCACGCACGAGGTCGAGACGGAACGCGACGACCAACTCTCGACGGACCGCACGCTCTCGACCGGCGGCGGTCAAGTAACCGTCGCGGACGCGACGGTGACGGTTCCGGACGGAGAGTATCGAATCGGCATCGAAGACGACGTTCGCTATCGGACGCGGTGGGACGGCTTCCACCGCGGCGAGATTCCGCTCGTCGGAACTTGCGAAGTGTCGTTCGCCGCGGGGGAGAAGCACGCTCTCGACTGGACGCTCTCGAACGGGGTCGGGATTCGGACGCCCTTCTAATCGTCGCCTCGGAGCGACCAGAGAATCGCCGCGAGCCCGACGTTGTACGTCGAGACGACCGCCAGCAGGGTCAGCGCGTCCGACCACGCCAGCGTCGGCGCGACCAGCGACTGCACGGCGAACGGAATCGCGGTGAAACACGCGATGCCGACCGCGAGCAGGCCCATCGTCGCGCTCCCGTGGCGGCGGTACCCCCGGTAGGCCTGATACGAGACGAACAGGCCGAGGACTGCCGGGAGTGCCGCCGCCAGCGTGGTGATGGTGACGTCAGGGTTCATAGATTGCGTACAGGATGGCCGCGAGGCCGAGCAGTTCGGAGGCGGTCGTGGCGAGCGACCGCGCCGCGGGCGATACGTCCACGAGGTTGGCGAACGCGAGGCGCAGGAAGATGGGACCGGTCACCAGCAACGCGAGACCGACCGCGAGGACCAACATCGGACCGGTCCCGTTCCGGCGGTAGCCTTCGAAGAGTTCGTACACCACGACCAGCGACAGCACCGCCGCGAGCAGGAGTCCCGCGAGCGCCAGCAGGACGACGAGTCGGGACCCGCCGACGGCCGTCTGGAGGACGACGCCGAGCATCATTTGAACCCCTCGTAGAGTCTGGTGAAGCGGTCTACCGCGTCCTCGTCGCGGTCCACGTCGATGTCGATGCCGTCCTCGGTCAACTCGACCGTGACTCGCTGGAGGCACGCGCCGTACACCTCGTAGTGGTGACCGTCCGGGTCGAGACGCTGCTCGGCGTCGAGCAGGCGCTGGTCTTCGAGGCGCTCGACTCGCCGGTAGATGGTCGAAGGCGAGGCGTCGCAGATTTCCGCGAGCGACTCGGCCGACTTCGGCTCTCGGTAGGTCGCCGCGAGGATGGCGCGAGCGTACTCGTCGTCGAGCAACTCGAACATCTCCGCGGGGTCGGTCTCGCTCACGCTCCCCTCCCGTCGAACGCCGGCCGCGGACGCGCCGCTCCGAGTGCGGGTCGAGTCCGCGAGCGAGCGCCGAGCGAGTCGAGCCACCGGTACATTCCCGTCCGGGAGTCGGTTCGTAGCGTGACGTGTAAAATACTACGGACGGTCGCCGAGCGCGCAAGTGTCCGAAAATTTATTGTGAAGGGTGAAGAACGTCGGCCTGTCTCGATGGCGACCGACCACTCCACCAGCCCGTCTGCCAGCCGCCTCTGGGGCGTCTTCGGCGTCCCGTTCAGGCTCCAGACCTACCGGAATCTCCTGTATCTGGTCCTATCGTTCCCGCTCGGGCTGGCGTACTTCGTCTTCCTGTCGGTCGGGCTCTCGCTGGGCGTCGGCCTCGCCATCACCGTCGTCGGCATCCCGATTCTGCTGGCGGTGCTGGCCATCTCGACCGGGCTCGCCGGCGTCGAGCGCGAGATAGCGACGCTCCTGCTCGGCGTCGAAGTCGAGTCGCCGGGGTGGGTCGTGACCGAGGAGGGGACGATCACCGAGCGCACGAAGCGGCTCGTCACCGACCTCGGGACGTGGAAGGCGCTGGCCTACCTCGGGACGAAACTGGTCGTCGGCGTCGCCGCGTTCGTGACCGTCACGACGCTGCTCGTGACCGCCGTGAGCATGCTCGCGGTCCCGCTGGTCTACGACCAACCCGGCGTCTACGTCGGCGTCGTGACCGACGCGCCGATTCGACTCCACCCCTCGCTGTACGTCGTCTGGCGGAACCTGCTTGTGGGCGTCGAGACGGTCGTCAGCATCGGTTCGTGGCAGGTCCGGACCCTCCCGGCCGCCCTCGGCGTGGCCGGGTTCGGCGTCCTGCTCGGGGTCGCGTCGCTCCACCTGCTCAACGGTCTCGCGCGCTTCTCGGCGTGGTACACCAAGCTAATGCTCGGCGCGAACGGTGAGTTGCCGTCGCTGCGATAACGCCGGGTCCGTTCGTCCGACCCGACGGCGCGACGCTCAGGCGTCGCGCTCGGCGTGGAACAGTTCCACGAGGAGTCCCGTCGCGCGCTTCTCGGTGCCGTGGGGGACGAAGACGAACGGAAT
Protein-coding sequences here:
- a CDS encoding CDC48 family AAA ATPase; the protein is MNEVQLEVAKAYPNDSGRGIARLDPDTLLHLKLSPGDIIEIEGGDTTAAKVWRADRQDWNTDTVRIDGFTRQNADVGIGERVEIRKAEAEKADKLVLAPPEEASVQFGSDAAGMVKRQILKRPVVERDIVPVMSSTNHPFMRSPGQAIPLIAVETDPDGVCLITEDTEVELREEPISGFEKTGGGITYEDIGGLENEIQRVREMVELPMKHPQIFKKLGIEPPQGVLLHGPPGTGKTLLAKAVANETSASFFSIAGPEIISKYYGESEQQLREIFEDATEESPSIIFIDELDSIAPKREDVTGEVERRVVAQLLTMMDGLESRGQVIVIAATNRVDSVDPALRRPGRFDREIEIGVPDETGREEILQIHTRGMPLSDDVNLGSLANDTHGFVGADIESLTKEAAMKALRRYLPEIDLDEEDIPPSLIDRMIVKRQDFNGALNEVEPSAMREVLVELPKISWDDVGGLEQAQQEVKESVEWPLSSPEKFQRMGINPPSGVLLYGPPGTGKTLMAKAVANETNANFISVRGPQLLSKWVGESEKAIRQTFRKARQVSPTVIFFDELDSLAPSRSQEMGSNVSERVVNQLLTELDGLEEKGDVMVIGATNRPDMIDPALIRSGRFDRLVMIGQPDKEGREQILKIHTDDTPLSADVSLREIAEITDGYVGSDLESIGREAAIEALREDDDATEVEMRHFRQAMENVRPTITEDLLDYYEQMKDEFKGGSSSPTQGQRSGRIGFQ
- a CDS encoding DUF7521 family protein; the encoded protein is MNPDVTITTLAAALPAVLGLFVSYQAYRGYRRHGSATMGLLAVGIACFTAIPFAVQSLVAPTLAWSDALTLLAVVSTYNVGLAAILWSLRGDD
- a CDS encoding sensor domain-containing protein, encoding MATDHSTSPSASRLWGVFGVPFRLQTYRNLLYLVLSFPLGLAYFVFLSVGLSLGVGLAITVVGIPILLAVLAISTGLAGVEREIATLLLGVEVESPGWVVTEEGTITERTKRLVTDLGTWKALAYLGTKLVVGVAAFVTVTTLLVTAVSMLAVPLVYDQPGVYVGVVTDAPIRLHPSLYVVWRNLLVGVETVVSIGSWQVRTLPAALGVAGFGVLLGVASLHLLNGLARFSAWYTKLMLGANGELPSLR
- a CDS encoding ArsR/SmtB family transcription factor → MFELLDDEYARAILAATYREPKSAESLAEICDASPSTIYRRVERLEDQRLLDAEQRLDPDGHHYEVYGACLQRVTVELTEDGIDIDVDRDEDAVDRFTRLYEGFK
- a CDS encoding DUF4097 family beta strand repeat-containing protein, which translates into the protein MTEDTTRRRVLGLGATGALAALSGCSGATPFVGKRTKDTRTFDAASVDSLSVDGRNGEIRVRPTNADRIRVETVKQSGSVFADLSDVRVEMGVENGELAVKTNRTGGGSWLGGTPSVKIRVRLPAGVSLGRLRTENGTVDVRGVETDATLVTENGRVEARDIDGFVSAESENGSVTVHGVAGIGDVRTENGSVEVEIPAIRSDTTVRSENGSVTAKIAPDLNATLVARTDNGDVNVRLPKFEADLRTETAVQGTLGEGGPELRFATENGSIELTEL
- a CDS encoding DUF7827 domain-containing protein, yielding MKVRYRPLILAALVLVSTTAPVLGASPDAEFGQSVVETATGETAEIPVTFSDTDAATVRIGSEAVNYIATVTLRDGNGDGKVVLRYDTAKAGSGGAFAVAADADSVSVSNETDLGEQNGLDPGNYKLAVAPGNASLDEKSDVATLSLSGSETTDPDAGTETTASSQYAGHVADIDNGVVVAPAVNQTITGQLDLDPGTEILVTAKGTKGVQFLKTQRTTVTEDGRFRASFDFSGLPSEGQNETEFQIEIRANDEVQREATGVVRSPPTAETTKQAVRDETTTVTTTQDGSIPGFSLVTGLLALVGVALVAARRAA
- the larC gene encoding nickel pincer cofactor biosynthesis protein LarC yields the protein MKTLAFDGRMGASGDMILAALLAAGADRDALAPVEAALPVRYEVGETDKNGIASTTVSVLLDDEGSPETDGSRDRDGDDGHSHADHGDGDHGHDRSHDDHAHDSHDSHDHSHDDQHGHHDHGHDHPHRHDSHDHHAEGSGPLRTYPEVVEIVESMDLPEGVEADARSIFELLGEAEASVHGTDLESTHFHEVGADDAIADVVGAALLADDLSPERVVTTPLATGGGEVEMSHGTYPVPTPAVVEIAERADWSLRGGPVEAELLTPTGAAILAHYAEGVESLPSLRIEDSGYGAGGYDFPDHPNVLRAMVGESEARSASNAGSLVRDDVAVLETNLDDAPPEILGGLQESLAEVGARDVSVVPLTMKKSRPGHLVKVICKPEDAEAVARRLAEETGTLGVRQAGATHRWIANREFEEVAVELDGERYEVAVKLASDDAGEVYDVSAEYDDCAAIARGAGVPVREVMRRAERAARDE
- a CDS encoding DUF7521 family protein, which encodes MMLGVVLQTAVGGSRLVVLLALAGLLLAAVLSLVVVYELFEGYRRNGTGPMLVLAVGLALLVTGPIFLRLAFANLVDVSPAARSLATTASELLGLAAILYAIYEP
- a CDS encoding sensor domain-containing protein; this encodes MTTTVRDAATSLVGVPVRAQTYRNLVYLALAFPLGLAYFVGLTLGLSLGVGLAVTWFGIPILLATLAGATLVARVEAELSNRLLGTDVRSRPLDTSGGVVAAAKRLVTARRTWLDAGYLLVKFGLGVVSFAALTTLGSLAGSLLAAPLTYSSNFYVGLRLWNVTGGPFESGRLVVDTLGEAVGVGILGVVVAVASLHALNGLARLSGSITEALLDEESSNATDDVADAN